The Devosia sp. 1566 sequence CGGTTCCGAGGACGCATACACTCCCTTTTTGCGGGCGTGTGATTCCTGCGATGAGGCCGATGAGCGTCGACTTGCCGGTGCCGCTCGGCGCGACCAGCAGCAGTCTCTCGCCACGGACCATGGTGAATGTATCGACGGCAAGCGCGAAGCCCGTGCGTCCCTGCCAGGCAAATTGCATGCCGCTGAGCGATATGGCTGGGGACTGCGCCATGGCCGCCTAACGCAAGGTCATGGCGGGTTGCTGGCGAGTGAGGGTGCCGGATTGTGCAACCCCATCCACTAGGCCATCCACGTTGAGCGCCTCAGCCCTGTTGAACTGATCGAAGAGTCCGGTACGGAGTTCAACATCGCCAGCAGCAAGCCCGGGGCAATCGAGAGCGTAGCTGGCTGTGAACTCAGCATGGTGATGGTCGTCATGCGCCCTGAACTCAGCGGTGGCAGCTTTCACAGTGCAAGCGGTGTCAGGCGTGAACGCAAACAGGCCGGTTGGCTGTGACAGCGTCGCGATGGCGTTTTCGACAGACGATTGCTCCTCTGGCGTCGTCGCCTGTCGCTCGAAGCCAACAATGTCCGACCCGGGAATGGTCAACTCGATCGAGACCGTGCTGCCGTCGACCACCATCATGAGAAGCCCCGTGCCGTGCACGTGCGCTTCGGCATGGCGTGGTTGCGCCGATAGAGGCGATGCAGAGACAAGCATCA is a genomic window containing:
- a CDS encoding DUF2796 domain-containing protein, yielding MVDLNCRLFLPLALMLVSASPLSAQPRHAEAHVHGTGLLMMVVDGSTVSIELTIPGSDIVGFERQATTPEEQSSVENAIATLSQPTGLFAFTPDTACTVKAATAEFRAHDDHHHAEFTASYALDCPGLAAGDVELRTGLFDQFNRAEALNVDGLVDGVAQSGTLTRQQPAMTLR